A region from the Pelagovum pacificum genome encodes:
- a CDS encoding amino acid ABC transporter permease — protein sequence MTTISDPPARQGFRPSQLIYDTRYRSLTIQVVAMILLMLAASWLVSNTIQNLESLGKDFDFGFLGQSAGYDINQRLIPYENQDTHGRAALVGILNTILVAFMGCALATVLGVIAGVLRLSSNWVVSRLISVYVEGFRNVPLLLWIILIFAVVNESMPHPRDFASTSDMFLNSIAVTRQGTWLPAPIFGNLSGILLIVFLASLVAIYGFRYWARKRQEATGEILPVFRISLALFILPTLIAYFILGMPISLDYPEPGRFRFEGGLLIRNSLIALWLALSLYTGAFIAEIVRSGILSVSKGQSEASFALGLRPNRTMNLVILPQAMRVIVPPLISQFLNLTKNSSLAIAVGYMDVRATLGGITINQTGRELEGMLLLGLFYLVLSLVISGVMNLYNNRVKLKER from the coding sequence ATGACGACGATTTCGGATCCGCCGGCCCGACAGGGGTTCCGGCCAAGCCAGCTCATCTACGACACGCGCTACCGATCTCTTACGATCCAGGTCGTCGCGATGATCCTGCTGATGCTGGCAGCGTCCTGGCTGGTGTCGAACACCATCCAGAACCTTGAATCGCTGGGCAAGGACTTTGACTTCGGGTTCCTCGGCCAGTCCGCGGGCTACGATATCAACCAGCGGCTCATACCTTACGAGAACCAGGACACGCATGGACGTGCCGCGCTCGTCGGCATCCTGAACACCATCCTCGTCGCGTTCATGGGATGTGCGCTCGCGACGGTTCTCGGCGTGATCGCGGGCGTTCTGCGCCTCTCGAGCAACTGGGTCGTCTCGCGGCTCATCTCGGTCTACGTCGAAGGCTTCCGCAACGTGCCGCTGCTGCTGTGGATCATCCTGATCTTCGCGGTGGTGAACGAATCCATGCCGCACCCGAGGGACTTCGCCTCGACGTCGGACATGTTCCTGAACTCGATCGCAGTGACCCGACAGGGCACGTGGCTGCCCGCGCCGATCTTCGGCAACCTGTCGGGCATCCTGCTGATCGTCTTCCTGGCCTCGCTCGTCGCGATCTACGGGTTCCGCTACTGGGCTCGCAAACGGCAGGAAGCGACCGGGGAAATCCTGCCGGTCTTCCGCATCTCGCTCGCCCTCTTCATCCTGCCGACACTGATCGCCTACTTCATCCTCGGCATGCCGATTTCCCTCGACTATCCCGAGCCGGGCCGCTTCCGCTTCGAGGGCGGACTGCTCATCCGGAACTCGCTGATCGCGCTCTGGCTGGCCCTGTCGCTCTATACCGGCGCCTTCATCGCCGAGATCGTCCGCTCCGGCATCCTCTCCGTCTCCAAGGGACAGTCCGAGGCGAGCTTCGCGCTTGGCCTCCGGCCGAACCGGACGATGAACCTCGTCATCCTGCCGCAGGCGATGCGGGTGATCGTGCCGCCGCTGATCTCGCAATTCCTGAACCTGACCAAGAACTCGTCTCTGGCGATCGCGGTCGGCTACATGGATGTCCGCGCGACGCTCGGCGGGATCACCATCAACCAGACGGGGCGAGAGCTCGAGGGCATGCTGCTCCTCGGCCTGTTTTACCTCGTGCTGTCGCTGGTCATCTCGGGCGTGATGAACCTCTACAACAATCGCGTCAAACTGAAGGAGCGGTGA
- a CDS encoding amino acid ABC transporter ATP-binding protein, with protein sequence MTDVAIDAPRTADPSLMKVSDEVAIDISGMNKWYGQFHVLRDINLTVYRGERIVICGPSGSGKSTMIRCLNRLEEHQQGKIVVDGTELSSDLKNIDKIRSEVGMVFQHFNLFPHLTILENCTLAPIWVRKIPKKEAEETAMHYLTKVKIPEQANKYPGQLSGGQQQRVAIARSLCMRPRIMLFDEPTSALDPEMIKEVLDTMIELAEEGMTMLCVTHEMGFAQAVANRVIFMDAGQIVEQNEPREFFNNPQSERTKLFLSQILGH encoded by the coding sequence ATGACCGACGTTGCCATCGACGCACCGCGCACCGCCGATCCGAGCCTTATGAAGGTCTCCGACGAGGTCGCGATCGACATCTCGGGGATGAACAAGTGGTACGGCCAGTTCCACGTGCTCCGGGACATCAATCTGACCGTCTACCGGGGGGAGCGGATCGTCATCTGCGGCCCCTCGGGGTCGGGCAAATCGACGATGATCCGCTGCCTGAACCGGCTGGAAGAGCACCAGCAGGGCAAGATCGTGGTCGACGGGACGGAGCTGTCCTCCGACCTGAAGAACATCGACAAGATCCGCTCCGAGGTCGGGATGGTGTTCCAGCACTTCAACCTGTTCCCGCACCTCACGATCCTCGAAAACTGCACCCTCGCGCCGATCTGGGTTCGCAAGATCCCGAAGAAAGAGGCCGAGGAAACGGCGATGCACTACCTGACGAAGGTGAAGATCCCCGAGCAGGCCAACAAGTATCCCGGCCAGCTCTCGGGCGGTCAGCAGCAGCGTGTGGCTATCGCGCGCAGCCTCTGCATGCGCCCGCGCATCATGCTGTTCGATGAACCGACGTCCGCGCTCGACCCCGAGATGATCAAGGAGGTGCTCGACACCATGATCGAGCTCGCCGAAGAGGGGATGACGATGCTCTGTGTGACCCACGAGATGGGCTTCGCGCAGGCCGTGGCCAACCGGGTCATCTTCATGGACGCCGGTCAGATCGTCGAACAGAACGAGCCGCGGGAGTTCTTCAACAACCCGCAGTCCGAGCGGACCAAGCTGTTCCTCAGCCAGATCCTCGGGCACTGA
- a CDS encoding putative quinol monooxygenase, with translation MYGLIGKFTATDGARDELMRHLVDGSRDMPGCHSYVVAADSTDTVTIWVTEVWDSPDAHMASLDLEQVQAAISKARPLIAGMARIAETSPPSA, from the coding sequence ATGTACGGATTGATCGGAAAATTCACGGCGACCGACGGCGCACGGGACGAGTTGATGCGCCACCTCGTGGACGGGAGCCGCGACATGCCGGGCTGCCACAGCTACGTCGTGGCTGCGGACAGCACGGACACGGTGACGATCTGGGTGACGGAGGTCTGGGACAGTCCGGATGCCCACATGGCATCGCTGGATCTGGAACAGGTGCAGGCGGCGATCTCCAAGGCCAGACCGCTGATTGCCGGCATGGCGCGGATCGCGGAGACGTCGCCGCCGTCGGCGTAG
- a CDS encoding SixA phosphatase family protein, translating into MTRRLILIRHAKSAWDDPEADDHARVLNERGRASATAIGTWLAETGIVPDQVLSSDSARTLETWERIAAELSDPPEAMAIPALYHADPETMFAVLEQASGDCVLMLAHNPGIGILARWLAEDGPDHPRFRDYPTCATTVFDFPVDHWRDVQGGTGVVVDFVVPRDLED; encoded by the coding sequence GTGACGCGTCGCCTGATCCTCATTCGACATGCCAAGTCCGCTTGGGACGATCCCGAGGCGGACGACCACGCGCGCGTTCTGAACGAGCGGGGCCGCGCCTCCGCCACCGCCATCGGCACGTGGCTGGCGGAGACCGGTATCGTTCCGGATCAGGTTCTGAGTTCAGATTCCGCCCGCACGCTTGAGACCTGGGAAAGGATCGCTGCCGAATTGTCCGATCCACCAGAGGCAATGGCAATTCCCGCGCTCTACCACGCCGATCCGGAAACCATGTTCGCCGTGCTGGAGCAGGCGTCCGGCGATTGCGTTCTGATGCTGGCCCACAATCCGGGGATCGGGATACTCGCCCGCTGGCTGGCCGAAGATGGTCCGGATCATCCGCGCTTTCGCGATTATCCGACCTGCGCGACGACCGTGTTCGACTTTCCTGTCGATCACTGGAGAGACGTGCAGGGCGGCACCGGCGTCGTGGTCGATTTCGTGGTGCCGCGCGACCTCGAGGATTGA
- a CDS encoding ferredoxin has protein sequence MTLADGAAAEGLFVSGHLSIRPEDGLPPTVKSLALLSPDEPRFWTLFRQSAEYLDGEADPLDRWSARVIGQLSEAVGGTPVFPFGGPPWHPFIAWALRSGRAWSSPVGLLVHDSAGLFISYRGAIGLAETFDDTPPAAPPCEECSRPCATACPVGAFAGGSYDVPLCKSWLDRPEGRDCRDNGCLVRRACPVGADLRDPQQSAFHMSAFHRPVRKA, from the coding sequence GTGACGCTCGCCGACGGCGCGGCTGCCGAAGGGCTGTTCGTTTCCGGACACCTGTCCATCCGCCCCGAAGACGGCCTGCCACCGACGGTGAAGAGCCTCGCCTTGCTCTCGCCGGATGAACCTCGCTTCTGGACGCTGTTCCGGCAAAGCGCCGAGTATCTCGACGGGGAGGCCGACCCGCTCGACCGATGGTCGGCCCGGGTTATCGGACAATTGTCTGAAGCTGTCGGCGGCACGCCTGTCTTCCCTTTCGGCGGCCCTCCCTGGCATCCTTTCATCGCCTGGGCCTTGCGGTCGGGCCGTGCCTGGTCCTCCCCCGTGGGTCTTTTGGTGCACGACAGCGCGGGCCTCTTCATCTCCTATCGCGGGGCGATCGGCCTGGCCGAGACGTTCGACGACACCCCCCCGGCCGCACCACCTTGCGAGGAATGCTCCCGCCCCTGTGCGACCGCCTGCCCGGTCGGCGCCTTCGCCGGGGGCAGCTACGACGTGCCGCTCTGCAAGTCCTGGCTGGATAGGCCCGAGGGCCGGGATTGTCGCGACAACGGCTGCCTGGTCCGGCGTGCCTGCCCTGTGGGGGCCGACCTCCGGGACCCGCAGCAATCGGCATTTCACATGTCGGCGTTTCACCGCCCGGTGAGGAAAGCCTGA
- the argB gene encoding acetylglutamate kinase, translating into MRTQTMDRDWIATARTLSEALPYMQRYSGAVVVVKFGGNAMGGVEEMAEFARDIVLMRQVGMNPVVVHGGGPMINDLLGRLGIESEFVRGKRKTTKEIVEVVEMVLTGLVNKRIVQAIMDEGGRAVGLSGKDDDLMVCEADDPELGFVGRPIEMNVQVLKDLFDAGIIPVIAPVATGMDANETFNVNGDTAAGAIAGALEADRLLLLTDVPGVKNAQGEVVTQLTPDQVRSMVGDGSISGGMIPKVETALKAIEDGVRAVVILDGRLPNATLLELFTDHGAGSIIRSTEPRVKPRET; encoded by the coding sequence ATGAGGACACAGACGATGGACCGGGACTGGATTGCGACGGCGCGGACACTGAGCGAGGCGCTGCCCTACATGCAGCGCTACTCGGGCGCGGTGGTCGTCGTGAAGTTCGGCGGCAACGCCATGGGCGGGGTCGAGGAAATGGCCGAGTTCGCCCGCGACATCGTCCTGATGCGACAGGTCGGCATGAACCCGGTCGTCGTCCATGGCGGCGGGCCGATGATCAACGATCTGCTCGGCCGGCTCGGCATCGAGTCTGAGTTCGTGCGAGGCAAGCGCAAGACCACGAAAGAGATCGTGGAAGTCGTGGAGATGGTCCTCACCGGTCTCGTCAACAAGCGCATCGTTCAGGCGATCATGGATGAGGGCGGTCGCGCCGTCGGCCTGTCCGGCAAGGACGACGACCTCATGGTCTGCGAGGCGGACGATCCCGAGCTCGGCTTCGTCGGTCGCCCGATCGAGATGAACGTGCAGGTCCTAAAGGACCTGTTCGACGCCGGCATCATCCCGGTGATCGCCCCCGTTGCGACGGGTATGGACGCCAACGAGACCTTCAACGTGAACGGCGACACGGCAGCCGGCGCCATCGCCGGTGCGCTGGAGGCCGACCGCCTGCTACTGCTGACCGATGTGCCCGGTGTGAAGAACGCGCAGGGTGAGGTCGTCACGCAGCTGACCCCCGACCAGGTCCGCAGCATGGTGGGTGACGGCTCGATCTCTGGTGGCATGATCCCGAAAGTCGAAACCGCGCTGAAGGCGATCGAGGACGGCGTGCGCGCCGTGGTGATCCTTGACGGGCGCCTGCCGAACGCGACCCTGCTGGAACTGTTCACCGACCATGGTGCCGGCTCGATCATCCGTTCGACCGAACCGCGGGTGAAGCCGCGCGAGACGTGA
- the yihA gene encoding ribosome biogenesis GTP-binding protein YihA/YsxC, whose translation MTSLPFPLAETPDDESREAGRKMFAGEVEFLKGVVAMSGLPPADRVEVCFAGRSNVGKSTLINALTGRKALARASNTPGRTQEVNYFTIGEACYLVDLPGYGFANAPVAVVAKWQALLKQYLQGRQTLRRAFVLVDHRHGVKQVDEEIMSLLDSAAVTFQCVLTKADKVKATDREKVLDQVRAALARHPAAYPEIVLTSSEKGDGIETLRSIVAGLS comes from the coding sequence ATGACGTCCCTCCCCTTTCCCCTCGCCGAAACCCCGGACGATGAATCCCGGGAGGCCGGCCGCAAGATGTTCGCCGGTGAGGTCGAGTTCCTGAAGGGCGTGGTCGCCATGTCCGGTCTGCCCCCCGCCGACCGTGTCGAGGTCTGCTTCGCCGGCCGCTCCAACGTCGGGAAAAGTACGCTTATCAACGCTCTGACCGGCCGCAAGGCTCTGGCGCGGGCGTCGAACACGCCCGGACGGACGCAGGAAGTGAACTACTTCACCATCGGCGAGGCCTGCTACCTCGTCGACCTGCCGGGCTACGGTTTCGCCAATGCACCTGTCGCCGTGGTCGCGAAATGGCAGGCGCTGCTGAAGCAGTACCTGCAGGGGCGCCAGACCCTGCGTCGCGCCTTCGTTCTCGTCGACCACCGTCATGGCGTGAAGCAAGTCGACGAAGAGATCATGAGCCTGCTCGACAGCGCCGCCGTGACCTTCCAGTGCGTCCTGACGAAGGCCGACAAGGTTAAGGCCACCGACCGCGAGAAAGTGCTGGACCAGGTGCGGGCGGCGCTCGCCCGCCATCCCGCCGCCTATCCGGAGATCGTGTTGACCTCGTCCGAAAAGGGCGATGGGATCGAGACGCTCCGGTCGATCGTGGCCGGGCTCTCCTGA
- a CDS encoding MOSC domain-containing protein — protein MTIASLWRHPIKAVGREAVSEAALSPGETFPGDRLWAILHEAGTAVDGEWSRCPNFIRAASSPALMAVEAKSVGDRIELRHPDRPTITVDPVADETTLIDWLTPLVGEGRAAPVKVVRSGARGMTDAQEPTISVGNLASLRDLSERAGTDLSEHRFRCNVWLDGLAPWEEFEWVGKSLRLGTSQVEVIERIGRCQSTAASPETGERDVRTLDVLDTFGHRDFTVGVVVKAPGTLKLGDTAVLA, from the coding sequence ATGACCATCGCGTCCTTGTGGCGGCATCCGATCAAGGCCGTCGGACGCGAAGCCGTGAGCGAAGCCGCGCTGTCGCCGGGGGAGACGTTCCCCGGCGATCGGCTTTGGGCCATCCTGCACGAAGCGGGGACCGCAGTTGACGGTGAATGGTCGCGCTGCCCGAACTTCATCCGCGCCGCATCGTCCCCGGCCCTCATGGCGGTCGAAGCGAAGAGCGTGGGCGACCGGATCGAGCTGCGCCACCCCGACCGCCCGACCATCACGGTGGATCCTGTCGCGGACGAGACCACGCTGATCGACTGGCTTACTCCGCTGGTCGGGGAGGGCCGTGCCGCGCCGGTGAAGGTCGTCCGCTCCGGCGCGCGTGGTATGACCGATGCACAGGAACCGACGATCTCCGTCGGCAACCTCGCCAGCCTGCGTGATCTGTCCGAGCGCGCGGGCACCGACCTGTCGGAGCATCGCTTTCGCTGCAACGTCTGGCTCGACGGCCTCGCCCCCTGGGAAGAGTTCGAGTGGGTCGGCAAATCCCTTCGTCTTGGCACGTCCCAAGTCGAGGTGATCGAGCGGATCGGGCGCTGCCAGTCGACAGCCGCGAGCCCCGAGACGGGAGAGCGCGACGTGCGCACGCTCGACGTGCTCGACACGTTCGGCCATAGGGATTTCACCGTCGGCGTGGTCGTGAAGGCTCCCGGCACTCTCAAGCTCGGCGATACGGCGGTGCTCGCATGA